The window TGCTTCGGAAACGGCAACTTCCAATATGGAAAGCGATCGATTAAATTCGTTGCTTTCCAACATGACTGACGGAGTTTTGGCTATCACGCGCGATGGAACAATTACGGTTATTAACCAAGCCGCTCTGGATCTTTTGCATATTCCACGTACCGACAAAGCAGTTGGAAAAAATATTTCAGATTTGCTCAAATTGGTTGATAAAAAAATTACTTTACGAAAACTTTTTCAATCAATTCGCGGTTTTGTTGTTGAACCCGACGGACCAAACGGAGTTACATTAAATGTTGTTGCCAGTTTGGTTCGCCGCCAATCAGGATTTATTTCTGGGGCCGTTGTCGTTTTACGTGATGTCACCCGGCAATTAAAATTGGAAAACGATCAGAAGAACTTTGTTTCCAATGTTAGCCATGAATTGAGAACCCCGTTAACTTCCGTTAATTCTTATATTGAAACTTTACAAGAAGGCGCCTTAACTCAAAGAAAAATTGCTCGTGAATTTTTAGGTGTCGCTCATGACGAAACACAGAGAATGATTCACATGATTAACGATTTGCTTGAATTGTCGAGAATGGATCAAGGCAGAACCAAAATGGAAACCGAAGCTGTCAATTTCACCAAGTTTATAAATTATGTTATTGATCGTTTTGACGTTATGTTCAAACAGGGATATTCAATGCATTCCAATAATCACTACAAAATTATTAGGAATTATGATCAAGAGAGAGCCTGCTATGTTGAAATTGATTCTGATAAATTTATGCAGGTTGTTGATAATGTTATTAACAATGCAATCAATTATTCTCCTGATGGAGGTAATATCGAGATTGGTATTGACGAAACTGCTGATTCGATAATTTTAAGCATTAAAGATCACGGATTAGGAATTCCAAATAAAGATTTGGAAAATGTTTTCACCCGCTTTTATCGTGTTGATAAATCGCGAGCTAGAAAACAAGGTGGAACTGGTCTGGGTTTGGCAATTTCAAAAGAAGTCGTTGAAGCTTTGCACGGAAAAATTCGTGTAGAATCAACGGTTAATGTTGGAACGACTTTCTTTATCAGTTTGCCGAAGGTTGATACGAGTTCTTCAAGGTTTGATTTTAGTTAGTAGTTCCTTTTTGATTAATTTTACTTTAATCTTATCTTGATAATATTTACGGAGGTATTTTGCAGTGACTGAAGAACAAGACCAAGGAAAAACGCAAAAAGATATCCAAACAAAAAAGCCGAAAAAAGAGCGTCCTATTGGTCGGATTGTTGCAACTGCTCTTCTAGCCGGACTTCTCGGTGGCGGTGTTGCTGTTGGAGCGGGTTATATTTATACACAGACAACCGATTTCATTGGAAAATCAACCGGTGTTTTAAGCAACGGCAAAACAACTATTCAGGCACCAACAATTTCTGGTAAATCAAATGCTACTAAGGTTTATAACAATTTAAAAGGAGCGGTTGTTTCTGTTTTAAACCAGCAGGAAACCAGCAGCAGCTCGACAACTGAAGGTGAGAGTTCCAAAAAATCTTCATCAAGCAGCAGTTCTTCGGCTACACTTCAAACAGCCTCCGAGGGCTCTGGTGTTATTTATAAAGATGCGGATGGATATGCTTACATAGTTACTAATTATCATGTAATTTCCGGCGCCAAGAGAATTCAAGTTGTTCTTTACGATGGTACAAAAATAGTGGCTAAAAAAGTCGGTTCCGATTCG of the Oenococcus sp. UCMA 16435 genome contains:
- a CDS encoding cell wall metabolism sensor histidine kinase WalK, translated to MNNLSNFISRFFRSVHFKIALIFTVITLITLGLVGAFFVNQYSSQLIQSFDDRVTVPNTIKSQLISDLQISNQKTANQDINQALSTLGGSTEQDYVYVVDKKGVIRGSLTVEMKQLVGQEISSSVSGKQVKNNIYHALSSGKSYVRRFRSKLLGRRYETLTIPLEAKPGDRSSTVGVFVYTASMESIYESISNITNMFVGALFIPLLMAIMIGFLMVHLLTRPITELAEQTEQITKGNYSIKNAIKSKDEIGILATQINDLSDTIASETATSNMESDRLNSLLSNMTDGVLAITRDGTITVINQAALDLLHIPRTDKAVGKNISDLLKLVDKKITLRKLFQSIRGFVVEPDGPNGVTLNVVASLVRRQSGFISGAVVVLRDVTRQLKLENDQKNFVSNVSHELRTPLTSVNSYIETLQEGALTQRKIAREFLGVAHDETQRMIHMINDLLELSRMDQGRTKMETEAVNFTKFINYVIDRFDVMFKQGYSMHSNNHYKIIRNYDQERACYVEIDSDKFMQVVDNVINNAINYSPDGGNIEIGIDETADSIILSIKDHGLGIPNKDLENVFTRFYRVDKSRARKQGGTGLGLAISKEVVEALHGKIRVESTVNVGTTFFISLPKVDTSSSRFDFS